CCATGCACCCCATCCTCGCCCGCTTCCTCACCGCCGACGCCGCCAGGGAAACGCTCCGCAAGGAGAAGGCGGGTGAACCGCTGACTCCGGAGGAGCAGCACTTCGTGACCGCCGCGGACGCCAACCCCAAGCAGAAGGCCATGCTGCTGGGCGTGAGCGGCCGCGCGCTGTCCTCCGACGCCCAGGCCGCGCTGGTGCTGCTGGCCGCGCACGCCGCCGCGCGCGCGCTCACGCAGGACGAGGCGCTCTCCGCCGCGACGCAGAAGGCGCGCGAGGCGCTGAAGGAGGAGGGCGCGAGCGACGAGGAGTCCGATGCCTTCCTCGCGTCCATCCTGCTGGAGGAGGCCTTCGGCTACGAGCAGGAGGTGGACAGCTTCGACGCGGACTACGTGAAGGAGTCCCTGGGCGAGGTGCCCGCCCTGGCCGCGCTGTCCAAGGAGTCCGTGGACGCGCTGTTCCTCGCGTTCGCCAAGGCCGCGCCCAACGACGCGGACCGCAAGGCGCGCGAGCACATGGCCCGAGCGCTGTTCGACATCGCGTGGTCGGAGGGGCCCACCTCCATCAACCCGGAGCACCTGGAGACGCTGCTCGACAACGAGGTCGTCCAGGAGTCCGACGAGGTGCAGGACGCGCGCGTACGCGCCACCGTGTCCCTCTTGCAGACGCTGGCGCACCAGGGGCTCATCGGCCCGATGCGCCTCACCCGGCTGCGCGCGCAGCTGGGGGACGACGACGCCTGAAGCGCCGCCCTCCCCTTTCGCCCGGCTGACTAGAAGCGTTCGATCTGGAAGTCGTCGTCGCCGCCGGCCGCCGGAGCGGGCGCGGCCACCGGCGCGGGCGTGGGCGGACGGGCCGCCACCTGCGGCGGCAGCGGCCGGCCCTGGACGACGCCGGGCGGAGGCGTGGCGGGACGCGGCGCCGCGACACCGGGCGGAGGCGTCATCGGACGGGCCGCCATGGGCGCGCCGGGACGCGGGGCCTGGGGCACCGGCGCGGGCGTGGGCGCCGCGGGGGCCGCCGCGGCGGGCGCGCCCTTCTGCGCGAAGGACGCCGAGCCCGGGATGGGCCGCTCCTCGCCGGCCTTGGCGTCGAAGTTGTCCCACTTCGAGTCGGACGTGCCGCTGATGCCGGAGAAGCGCAGCGCGAAGTCGTCCGGGTTGCTGGCCTGGCGGTGGGCCTCGTCGTAGGTGACCAGGCCGTTGCGCACCAGGCTCATCAGCGACTGGTCGAAGGTCTGCATCCCGTAGGAGTCCGTGCCCTGCGAGATGGCGTCGTGGATCTCCTTCGTGCGGTCCTTGTCCTCAATCAGCTCACGCACGCGCGCGGTGACGCGCAGCACCTCCACCGCGGCCACGCGGCCCTTGCCGTCCGCGCGCGGCACCAGACGCTGACTCACGACGCCGCGGAGCACGCTGGAGAGCTGCAGGCGCACCTGCTTCTGCTGGTGCGGGGGGAACGCGGACACGATGCGGTTGATGGTCTCCGTGGCGTCCAGCGTGTGCAGCGTGGACATCACCAGGTGGCCCGTCTCCGCGGCGTGGAGCGCCGTTTCAATGGTCTCGTGGTCGCGCATTTCGCCCACCAGGATGACGTCCGGGTCCTGGCGCAGCGCGGACTTGAGGGCCTGCGAGAAGCTCATCGTGTCCACACCCACTTCGCGCTGGTTCACGATGGAGCGCTTGTCGCGGATGAGGAACTCGATGGGGTCCTCGATGGTCATGATGTGGTTGGTTTCGTTGGAGTTGATGTAGTCGATCATCGCCGCCAACGTGGTGGACTTGCCGGAGCCCGTGGTGCCCGTCACCAGCACCAGGCCGCGCTCCTCACCGCACACCTTCTCCAGCACCGTGGGGAGCAGCAGGTCCTTCATCGTCATCACCTTGAAGGGGATGACGCGCAGCACCGCGCCCACCGTGCCGCGCTGCTGGAAGACGTTCACGCGGAAGCGGCCCAGGCCCGGCACGCCGTAGGCCAGGTCCACTTCGTTGCTGACCTTGAACTTCTCCTTCTGGAACTCGTTCATGATGCCGAACGCCATGCGCGCCACCTCTTCCGGGGGCAGGCGGCGGCCGTCCTTGAGCGGCACCAGCGAACCGTCCACGCGGAACATGGGCGGCAGTCCCGCCTTCAGGTGGATGTCGGAGGCTCCGCCGCGCAGGGCGATCTGCAGGATTTCGTTGAGTTCCATGAGAGGGCCCGGATGGTAGCAGAACGCCCGCGCCCCTCGCGACGGGGCCGCGCCCACCCGCTTGCCCGCAAAGCACGACGGCGGAGGCTTCCCGAAGGAAACCCCCGCCGAAGAGCGGCCGGACAGCTGGCCGGCAAGCGTGATTAGCGCTTGGAGAACTGGAACCGACGACGGGCGCCGGGCTGGCCGTACTTCTTGCGCTCGACCGCGCGGGCATCGCGGGTGAGGAAGCCGGCCTTCTTCAGCGCCGGACGGAACTCCGGGTTGAAGGCGCACAGCGCGCGCGCGATGCCGTGACGGATGGCACCGGCCTGGCCGGAGAGGCCGCCGCCGCGCACGTTGACCGTGACGTCGAGCTTGCCCTTCTGCTCCAGGATCTCCAGCGGCTGGTTGAGCACCATCTTCGACGTCTCACGGCCGAAGTACTCGTTGATGTCGCGGCCGTTGATGACGACAGCGCCGTTGCCAGGACGCACCCAGACGCGAGCGGTGGCCTCCTTGCGGCGGCCCGTGGCGTAGAAACCGAGTTCAGGATTGATCGCCATGGTTGTTCCTTACGCCTCGACCTTGAACGCCACCGGCTTCTGGGCGGTGTGCGGATGGGTGTCACCAGCATAGACCTTGAGCTTCGTCATCATCTGACGGCCCAGGGCATTGCGGGGCAGCATGCGGCGCACGGCGTTGAGGATGATGTCCTCGGGGTGACGCTGGCGCAGCTTCGCGAGGTTGGTGATCTTCAGGGCGCCCGGGAAACCGGCGTACGGGTGACGGTAGTACTGCTTGTCCGTCTCCTTCGTGCCCGTCACCTTCACCTTGTCGGCGTTGATGACGATGACGTGGTCACCCGTGTCGATGGACGGGGTGTACGTGGGCTTGTGCTTGCCCTTCAGGAGGGTGGCGATCTGACTGGCGGCGCGACCAAGCACCTTGTCGGACACGTCGATGACGTGCCACTGGCGCTTGATGTCCCCAGCCTTGGCGCTGTAGGTCTTCTGCGACATTTCGTGCACTCCAGACTTCGGCGCGGCGCCCAGGTGCATGCCAGGGGCCGCGTGCTCGTGCGATACCAACCGCGGGTCCTCCGCCTTAACTCCGACAGAAGCCCGGAAAGGCTGACCCTCCTAGTAGGACGGCGGGATCAAGTCAAGGTTGGGCGTACGGGGAGCCCGCTAGGGCGCCCGGCCAGGGGTGCCCGGGCCCGGTCCCCCGGCGGTGGGCTTCTTGAAGCGCTCCTTCAGGTTCGCGAAGAAGTTCTTCTCCTTCTCATCCGGAGGGCCTTGACGCGGCGCGTCCATGTCCACGACCTCGAAGGCGTCCGGGGGCAGGTCCTCCAGGAAGCGCGAGGGCGTGCGGGGGACCTCCTTGCCGCGCTTCACGCGTACGGTGGAGCGCGTGAGGTAGAGCAGCTCCTTGGCGCGGGTGATGCCCACGTAGCAGAGGCGGCGCTCCTCCTCGAGGTTCTGCGCCTCGCCCTGCATGCCGCCGTGGGGCATCAGGTCCTCCTCCATGCCGATGAAGAAGACGAGCCGGTACTCCAGGCCCTTGGAGGCGTGCAGGGACATGAGCGTCACGCGCTTGTTCTGCCCCGGCACCTCTTCCTCCTCCTGGCGCGTGTCCAGGCTGAGGCGGTTCAAGTACGTGAGGAGGCTGGCCTTGGGGCCCTCGCGCTTCTCGAACTTCTCCAGTGACGCGAGCACCCCGTCCACGCCCTTGAGCTTCTTGTCCGCGGCGGTGCCGGAGACGGCCTTGGCGCGGGTGGCCTCGCGGAAGCCGATCTCCTCCAGCAGCTTGTGCGTGGCCTCCGACAGGCGGGGCGTCTGGGCGAAGGCGTCGCGGTAGCGCTCCACCATCTCCACGAACTCCAGCACCTTGCCGCCCGCGCCCGCGGGCAGGTCGTCGTAGGTGTCCGCGCGGCGCATCACCGTCCAGAGCGTCACGCCCTCCGCGCGCGAGTGCGCGTGCAGCCGCTCCATGGTGACGTCACCGATGCCGCGCGAGGGCACGTTGACGATGCGCATGAGGGAGATCTCGTCCAGCTTGTTCGCCAGGACCTTGAAGTACGCGATGACGTCCTTCACCTCGCTGCGGTCGAAGAACTCGCTGCCGCCCACGACTTCGTAGGGGATGTTCTTCTCCCGCAGCATCTCCTCCACCGGGTGGGCCTGGCCGTTGGTGCGGTAGAGCACCGCGATGTCGTCCGCGGGGATGCCCAGCGAGATGTGCTTCTGGATTTCATGCGCGATGAAGCGCGCCTCCTCCTCGTCGTTGGGGCACGCCACCACCTTCACCAGCGGACCGCCCTTGCGGTCGGTCCACATGCGCTTGTCCTTGCGCTCCGGGTTCTTGGCGATGACGGCGTTGGCCGCGTCCAGCACGCGCTGCATGGAGCGGTAGTTCTGCTCCAGCCGCACCTCCTTGCCGCCCGGGAAGTGCTTGTCGAAGTCCAGGATGTTGCGCACCTCCGCGCCGCGCCAGGAGTAGATGCACTGGTCGTCGTCGCCCACCGCGCACACGTTCCGGGCCGTGCCCGCCAGGAGCTTGAGCAGGTCCAGCTGGGCGTGGTTGGTGTCCTGGAACTCGTCCACCAGGAGGTACTGGAAGCGGGCCGTGTACTTGCGGTGCAGGTCCGGGTGCTCGCGCAACAGGCGCGCGGGCAGCACCAGCAGGTCGTCGAAGTCCACCGAGCCCTGCGCCTTGAGCGCGAGCTGGTAGTCCGCGAAGACCATGGAGGTGATGAGGTCGTAGTCGTCCCCCATCCCCTCCGGCTTGGGCTGGGGCGCCTCCCCGGAGTTCTTCGCCTTGGAGATGAGCGTGAGGACCTTGCGCGCGTCGAAGGCGCGGTCATCGATGCGCTTCTCGCGCATGGCGCGGCGGATGATGGAGAGCTGGTCGCCCATGTCCGCGATGGCGAACTTCTTCGGCCAGCCCAGCCGGTGGATGTCCTCGCGCAGCATCTCCGCGCCGAACGCGTGGAAGGTGCAGACGAGCACGCCCTGGGCACGAGGCCCGGCCATGTGGATGAGCCGCTCCTTCATCTCCGTGGCGGCCTTGTTGGTGAAGGTCACGGCCAGGATGTTGCGGGCCATGATGTGGTTCGGCCGCTCGTTGAGCAGGTGGACGATGCGGTGGGTGATGACCCGCGTCTTTCCACTGCCCGCGCCCGCCAGCACGAGCAGCGGGCCCTGGAGCGTCTCGACGGCCTCGCGCTGAGGAGGATTGAGCTTCGAAAGGTCCATTGCGCGCGGGCCAGGGATACCCTTTGATTCGTCCGTGCGCGACTATTTCCTCCGGCTGGCCATCGCATCGTTCGCGCTCGGCGTGGGCGGCGGCTGCCTTGACGACGAACGCACGACATCTCCCACCCCGCGCGACGTGGTGACGACCGCCGCACCGTGCGTGTACTTCAAGGACCTGGCGCCCTTTCTGCCGGAGTCGCTGGAGGGCTTCACGGTGGGTTCCACCGCGGGCTCCACGGGGAAGTACGGCGAGGTGTCCGTGTCGGAGGCGGAGCGCACCTACACCCGGGGCGAAGGCCGCGAGGTGAAGGTGCGCATCGTGGACACCACCATGGGGCTGAAGCTGGGGCAAGCCATCCGCGAGGCGGCGCACAAGGCACGCGGGCGAGCAGCCAGCGACCCCACGGCGCCCATCCAGTGGAAGGAAGCCGTGGGCTTCGTGCGCTATGACGCGGAGGAGGCCGTCGCGGAGGCGAACCTCCTGGTGGGCGACCGCTTCGTGGTGGCCGTCACCAGCCGCGGCTTCCCCAGCACCGTGGAGGTGCGGCGGGTGGCGCGAGGCATCGACCTGGCCGGGCTGGCCCGGCTGCAGTGATTCAAGAGTCCAAGGAGCGTTTGTGGCGGTGAAGGACAAGGGGTCGCGGCCCCAGACGACCCAGGAGTTGCTGGAGCAGGAGAAGGCGGCCCGCCTGGGCGTGTCGTCCCTGGGCAAGCGCGAGTTCATGGAGCAGTTCCAGAAGCTCTCCAAGAGCTACGCGGTGGACCCGGGCAACCCCGGCTCCTACGCGTGCGAGGGCTGTCAGCGCTGCGCCAACTGCATGTTCTGCAAGGACTGCGACAGCTGCCACCAGTGCACGCACTGCACGCGGTGCGAGCTGTGCACCAACTGCTCGCACTGCGTGGAGTGCAAGAACTGCCACGCGTGCGCCTACTGCGTGCAGAGCGAGAACTGCTCCAGCAGCGCGTACGTGGTGATGAGCAAGAACCTGCAGGACTGCAACTACTGCTTCGGCTGCGTGGGGCTGTCCAAGAAGGACTTCCACATCCTCAACGTGGGCTTCAGCCGCACCGAGTACTTCAAGGTCGTCGGGCGGCTGCGCAAGGAGCTGGGCATCCCGTAGCCGGCCGCCCTCTTTTCAGAGGGCGCGCACGTAGAGGGCCTTGAGGTACTCCGTCTCCGCGAGGCCCGCGAGCACCGGGTGGTCCAGGCCGGCGCCGCGCCGCTCGAGAATCTGCACCGGGCGCTTCGCGTCCGCGGCGGCGTCCAGCACCATGGACTCGAAGCCCTGACGGTCCAGCTTCCCCGAGCACGAGCACGTCACCAGCAGGCCGTCCGGCTTGAGGCAGCGCAGGGCGCGCAGGTTGAGCTCGTGGTAGGCGCGCAGCGCGGTGGCCAGGCCCTCGCGGCGCTTGGCCAGCCCCGGCGGGTCCAGGACGATGGTGTCGAAGCGGCGGCCCTCCTGGTCGAAGCGGCGCAGCACGTCGAACGCGTTGCCGTTCTCCACCTTCACGTTGGCGCGGCCGTTGGCCTCCGCGTTGGACTGGATGCGGGAGGCGGCCTTCGCGTCCTGCTCCACCGCGAGCACCGACGTGCAGTGCTTCGCGAGCGCGAGCGCGAAGCCGCCGTGATAGCTGAAGCAGTCCAGCGCGTCGCCGCGGCCCAGCTCGCCCGCGCGCAGGTGGTTGTCCACCTGGTCCAGGAACGCGCCCGTCTTCATGTCACCCAGGAGGTCCACGTCGAAGCGGTTGTCGCCCTCGTGGTAGGTGAAGCGCGCGGCGCCTTCGCCGTGCAGCAGGCGCACCTCGCGGGGCAGGCTCTCGAAGTCGCGGCCGGAGGCGTCGTCGCGGCACACCACGTGGCTTGCGCCCGTCTTCTCCACCAGCGCCCGCGCGAGCATCTCCTTGCGCGCGTCCATGCCCTCCGACAGCGTCTGCACGGTGAGGCCCTGGCCATAGCGGTCCACGAAGAAGCCGGGCAGGAGGTCCGCCTCGCCGTGCACCAGGCGCAGGCCGTCGCGGCCGGGCAGCACCGCGCGGCGGGCGAGCGCGGCCTCCAGGCGGCGGATGAAGAAGGCGTCATCCACCTTCTCCTCGTTCGGGCCCTTGCGCGTGAGCAGCCGCAGGGCGAGCGGGGAGCGGCGGGCGTAGAGGGCCTGGCCGATGGGGTTGCCCTGCGGATCCACCACCGCCACCACCGCGCCCGGCGTGTCGGTGGAGGGGGCTTCGGTGAGCTCCGTGCGGTAGACCCAGGGGGTGCCGCGACGCAGCGTCTTGGCGCCCTTGAGGCTGACCCGGGCGGTGGGAAGGGAAGGCATGTGGGGGCTCACTCCAGGCCGCGCGCGGCCAGTTCCTCGTCGTCTTCCCCTCGCAGATGCCCGATTTCATGGAGCAGTGTCACGCGAATCTGTTCGCGCAGCTCCTCGGGCGTCCGCACCGCGCGGGCCAGGTTGCGCCGGTAGAGGGCCACCGAGCGGCAGGGCGTCTCCGAACCGTCGCACGGCTCCTGGAGGGACGGCCCCCGGAACAGGCCCAGGATGGTGGGCGACAAGGGCGGCTGGTTGGCGAGCAGGTCGTCCTCGGCGGGAATCTCCTCCGTGTCCACCGGCACGCCCTCCAGGTCCTTGCGCATGTCCGAGGGCAGGTCCGCCAGCGCCCGCGCCACCTGGGCCTTGAACTCCTCCGGGGAAGGCAGCGGCGGCGGGGGGAAGTCCTCGGGCTCCAGCGCCTGGGCCTTCGCGAAGTGCTCGTCCGCCCTGGCCCACTGGCCCTCGCGCTCCAAGAGGAGCCCCAGGTGCTGGTGCGCGTGCGCCGCGCGCTCCTTGTCCTTCAGGAGCGACGCGAAGGCCGCTTTCGCCTCGCGGAAGCGGCACAGCTCGAAGAGGGCCAGGGCCTTCTCGTACTTCGCCTCGTGGTTGCCCGGCTCGCGGGCGAGCACGATGGTGGCGCGGTCCAGCGCCTGGTCCGCCTGCCCCAAATCATTGAAGGCCATGGCCGCCACCAGCGCCAGCGGGGGCACGAGCTCCGGGGGCGTGGAGGGCTGGGACAGGCCGCGCTCGGCGTAGAGCGCGCCCAGCTCGTCCCGCTCGCGCGTGGAGGGCAGCTGCACCGCGTACAGGTGCGCGGCGCCCAGGAGCGCGTCCGCGTCCCCGGGGTCGATGGCCAGCGCGCGGGCGTAGGCGAGCTGCGCCTCCGGCTCGCGGTGGAGCGCGGCCAGGGCGGCGCCCCGCTCCGCGTGGGCCGCGGCGAGGTCCGGCTCCAGCGCGGCGGCCTGCGCGGCGCAGGAGAGCGCTTCCTCGTAGCGGGCCGCGTCGTAGTAGTCGCGGGCCGCGTCCAGGGGGGCGCCTCCCTTCGCGTCGCACACCGCCAGCGGGTGGACCTCCGCCACGTCCTCGTCCAGCAGGCGCTTCACGGAGGCGCTGGGGCCCGCGTCCTCGGAGGAGGCGTCCGCGAGCGTCCCCGCGTCCTTCGCCACGGCGGCGGCCGCCGTGCCCGCATCCGTGCCCGCGTCGGCGGCAGCCGGAGAGGTTCGTTTGCAGGAGGCGAGCAGGAGGAGACAGACAGCGAGCAGACCGCGCCGCGACATGGGCCGGGAGGCTATGGCATCCGACCCATGCACAGGAAGCGGGGACGTGCCTGCCCGGCCGAGGGGTCCCCTGCCCTCCCCGGCTGCATTACCCTCCGGCCACCCATGAGCGAACTCATCCTGGCATCCACCTCCAGCGCGCGACGGGCCCTGATGGACGGGCTGGGCGTGCCCTACCGCACCAAAGCCCCCGGCGTGGACGAACACGTCCCCGCGGGCCTGCCCGCCGACGAGGCCGTGCGGATGCTCGCCGTGCGCAAGGCCCGCGCGGTGCAGGAGCGCCACCCGGAGGCCTGGGTGCTGGGCGCGGATCAGCTGGTGGAGGTGGGAAGCGACGTGCTGGGCAAGCCCCGGGACCGGGACGCGGCGCGGGCACAGCTCCAGCGCCTGCTGGGGAACACCCACGTCATCCACACCGCCGTGTGCCTGCTGGGGCCGGGTGGCCACCACTCGGAGACGGTGGAGGACACGCGCCTCACGTTCTTCCCCGTCCCGCCGGAGGAACTGGAGCGCTACCTGGACACCGGCGAGTGGGAGGGCTGCGCGGGCAGCTACCGCGTGGAGGGCCGGGGCCAGGCGCTGCTCCAGAAGCTGGAGGGCGACCGCACCAACGTGCAGGGCCTGCCCATGCTGTCCGTGGTGCGGCTCTTGCGGCAGGCGGGCTTCGATTTCTTCGTCCGCCCGTGAGCCGCTAAAGCTCACCCCGCGCTGGACAGCTCCGCGAGGATTTCGTGGTACGCGGCGCGGGCCTTGTCGGACTGGTCCGCCTTGAAGCTCACCGCGGCCACCACCGGGTGGCCGCCCCCGCCGTAGCGGCCGGCGATGGCGGACAGGTCGTGCTGGCGCGTCTGGGGCTTCCACGGGTTGGAGCCCAGCGACACCTTCGCGCGCGACGCGCCCCTTCCGACCCACAGTGTGTAGCGCGCGTCCGGGTAGAGCGCGTACGCGATGAACTTGTTGAGGCTGTCCACGCCCTCGTCCACCAGGTCGAAGTGGACGACGCCGTGCTCGTACCGGGCCTTCTCACGCACGAGGTCGATGTTGCGCTGGTGCCGGAAGAGCAGCGGCTCCAGCGGGGCGGCGATGAGCGGCGACGCGGCGATGTCCGCCAGCGAGTCCGTCTGCATGCGCCGGATGACCTCCGGGATGAGCGTGTCGTCCTTCGTCGCCTCCAGCACCGTCATGATGCGCAGCGCGGGCTCCTCCAGCGCCACCGCCATCTGGGGGCTGGGGAACTGCGCGCCGTCGATGATCTCCGCCCAGTGCAGCAGGTCCTTCAGCGGGGACGCGTCCCAGCCGAAGCGCTCGCGCGCCACGTCCGCCAGGTACAGCGTGCAGCTCTTGCGGTGCGGGTCGTGGAACTTCCGGCCGCTGGTGTCGCGCTGGAAGTGGGGCTCGTCGCCGGGCTGCTGGAAGGCGGAGGCGTGATGGTCGAACCACCAGGTGAGCCGCGCGTCCTGGCTGTAGCGGAAGTCGACGATGACGTTCTCGTCCCCGGTGAACACCGCCGGGTCGATGCCCTCCGCGCCCGGCTTGTGCGCCAGCCCCCGGTAGCTGAACGTCGCGTCCGCGCGCACGCGCTCCCGGTAGAAGCGGGTGAAGACCGCGGCGCTGGCCGCGCCGTCGAAACAGTTGTCGTGGAAGAGGACCTGGACTCGCATGGGCGTCCGCCCTCTACCCTGAATCCCCGCCGCGTCCCAACCGCACCGTGGTCCCCGGGCCGCAGCCCCTGTGGCCAGGGGGTGACACAGGACCCACCCATTCTTTTCATGGCGTTGAACGAGATGCGCGCCATTGAACGATGCGTGGAAATCACTCCACTGACTGAACGAAAAACTCGACAGAACGAGGAACGACCCTGAAGGGCTGAAAAAAGGAACGCCTGCCTGCCCTACGGAAACCCGCTATCCGCAAGGAAAACCCCTGGAATCAGGAACCTGACGGGGAGGCTGAGCCCTGGCACCTCGCCTGCATGGTGTCAGACCGACGAGGTACTCACCCGCGCGGCACGAAGTGGCGGGAGGAACCATGGCGAAGCGGACCGCAGGCAAGGCGAAGGGTGGCACGGTGGTGCGGCGGCAGGGTCGGCGGGTGATGCCCGCGCTGCGGCGCACGGCGAAGCGCGCGCGGGTGGCGGCCCAGAAGGCCCAGCTCACCGTGGGCGAGGTCATCGCCGCGGCGTTCGACACGGCGGGCGGTGAGATGAGCGGCGTGCTGGAGCTCGTCACCTCTCCGCAGATGACCCGCGCGCTGG
This window of the Corallococcus macrosporus genome carries:
- a CDS encoding type IV pilus twitching motility protein PilT → MELNEILQIALRGGASDIHLKAGLPPMFRVDGSLVPLKDGRRLPPEEVARMAFGIMNEFQKEKFKVSNEVDLAYGVPGLGRFRVNVFQQRGTVGAVLRVIPFKVMTMKDLLLPTVLEKVCGEERGLVLVTGTTGSGKSTTLAAMIDYINSNETNHIMTIEDPIEFLIRDKRSIVNQREVGVDTMSFSQALKSALRQDPDVILVGEMRDHETIETALHAAETGHLVMSTLHTLDATETINRIVSAFPPHQQKQVRLQLSSVLRGVVSQRLVPRADGKGRVAAVEVLRVTARVRELIEDKDRTKEIHDAISQGTDSYGMQTFDQSLMSLVRNGLVTYDEAHRQASNPDDFALRFSGISGTSDSKWDNFDAKAGEERPIPGSASFAQKGAPAAAAPAAPTPAPVPQAPRPGAPMAARPMTPPPGVAAPRPATPPPGVVQGRPLPPQVAARPPTPAPVAAPAPAAGGDDDFQIERF
- the rpsI gene encoding 30S ribosomal protein S9 translates to MAINPELGFYATGRRKEATARVWVRPGNGAVVINGRDINEYFGRETSKMVLNQPLEILEQKGKLDVTVNVRGGGLSGQAGAIRHGIARALCAFNPEFRPALKKAGFLTRDARAVERKKYGQPGARRRFQFSKR
- the rplM gene encoding 50S ribosomal protein L13, whose amino-acid sequence is MSQKTYSAKAGDIKRQWHVIDVSDKVLGRAASQIATLLKGKHKPTYTPSIDTGDHVIVINADKVKVTGTKETDKQYYRHPYAGFPGALKITNLAKLRQRHPEDIILNAVRRMLPRNALGRQMMTKLKVYAGDTHPHTAQKPVAFKVEA
- a CDS encoding ATP-dependent helicase; translation: MDLSKLNPPQREAVETLQGPLLVLAGAGSGKTRVITHRIVHLLNERPNHIMARNILAVTFTNKAATEMKERLIHMAGPRAQGVLVCTFHAFGAEMLREDIHRLGWPKKFAIADMGDQLSIIRRAMREKRIDDRAFDARKVLTLISKAKNSGEAPQPKPEGMGDDYDLITSMVFADYQLALKAQGSVDFDDLLVLPARLLREHPDLHRKYTARFQYLLVDEFQDTNHAQLDLLKLLAGTARNVCAVGDDDQCIYSWRGAEVRNILDFDKHFPGGKEVRLEQNYRSMQRVLDAANAVIAKNPERKDKRMWTDRKGGPLVKVVACPNDEEEARFIAHEIQKHISLGIPADDIAVLYRTNGQAHPVEEMLREKNIPYEVVGGSEFFDRSEVKDVIAYFKVLANKLDEISLMRIVNVPSRGIGDVTMERLHAHSRAEGVTLWTVMRRADTYDDLPAGAGGKVLEFVEMVERYRDAFAQTPRLSEATHKLLEEIGFREATRAKAVSGTAADKKLKGVDGVLASLEKFEKREGPKASLLTYLNRLSLDTRQEEEEVPGQNKRVTLMSLHASKGLEYRLVFFIGMEEDLMPHGGMQGEAQNLEEERRLCYVGITRAKELLYLTRSTVRVKRGKEVPRTPSRFLEDLPPDAFEVVDMDAPRQGPPDEKEKNFFANLKERFKKPTAGGPGPGTPGRAP
- a CDS encoding caib/baif family protein, which gives rise to MKDKGSRPQTTQELLEQEKAARLGVSSLGKREFMEQFQKLSKSYAVDPGNPGSYACEGCQRCANCMFCKDCDSCHQCTHCTRCELCTNCSHCVECKNCHACAYCVQSENCSSSAYVVMSKNLQDCNYCFGCVGLSKKDFHILNVGFSRTEYFKVVGRLRKELGIP
- a CDS encoding class I SAM-dependent rRNA methyltransferase → MPSLPTARVSLKGAKTLRRGTPWVYRTELTEAPSTDTPGAVVAVVDPQGNPIGQALYARRSPLALRLLTRKGPNEEKVDDAFFIRRLEAALARRAVLPGRDGLRLVHGEADLLPGFFVDRYGQGLTVQTLSEGMDARKEMLARALVEKTGASHVVCRDDASGRDFESLPREVRLLHGEGAARFTYHEGDNRFDVDLLGDMKTGAFLDQVDNHLRAGELGRGDALDCFSYHGGFALALAKHCTSVLAVEQDAKAASRIQSNAEANGRANVKVENGNAFDVLRRFDQEGRRFDTIVLDPPGLAKRREGLATALRAYHELNLRALRCLKPDGLLVTCSCSGKLDRQGFESMVLDAAADAKRPVQILERRGAGLDHPVLAGLAETEYLKALYVRAL
- a CDS encoding metallopeptidase family protein; translated protein: MSRRGLLAVCLLLLASCKRTSPAAADAGTDAGTAAAAVAKDAGTLADASSEDAGPSASVKRLLDEDVAEVHPLAVCDAKGGAPLDAARDYYDAARYEEALSCAAQAAALEPDLAAAHAERGAALAALHREPEAQLAYARALAIDPGDADALLGAAHLYAVQLPSTRERDELGALYAERGLSQPSTPPELVPPLALVAAMAFNDLGQADQALDRATIVLAREPGNHEAKYEKALALFELCRFREAKAAFASLLKDKERAAHAHQHLGLLLEREGQWARADEHFAKAQALEPEDFPPPPLPSPEEFKAQVARALADLPSDMRKDLEGVPVDTEEIPAEDDLLANQPPLSPTILGLFRGPSLQEPCDGSETPCRSVALYRRNLARAVRTPEELREQIRVTLLHEIGHLRGEDDEELAARGLE
- a CDS encoding Maf family protein, which codes for MSELILASTSSARRALMDGLGVPYRTKAPGVDEHVPAGLPADEAVRMLAVRKARAVQERHPEAWVLGADQLVEVGSDVLGKPRDRDAARAQLQRLLGNTHVIHTAVCLLGPGGHHSETVEDTRLTFFPVPPEELERYLDTGEWEGCAGSYRVEGRGQALLQKLEGDRTNVQGLPMLSVVRLLRQAGFDFFVRP